A region of Moorena producens PAL-8-15-08-1 DNA encodes the following proteins:
- a CDS encoding HEPN domain-containing protein, producing MLKARQSLGAARVLLDNGYPDYAASRAYYTMFYIAEAFLAGEGMSFSSHAAVISAFGRDFARTGRVPVEFHRFMIDAQDLRNAGDYGQLNAVTAQQATEQITNAEQFLELAENVIGS from the coding sequence TTGTTAAAAGCGCGTCAAAGCCTTGGTGCTGCCAGAGTGTTGTTGGATAATGGCTACCCCGACTATGCCGCCTCTCGCGCCTACTATACGATGTTTTATATTGCCGAGGCATTTCTTGCAGGTGAAGGTATGTCTTTCTCAAGTCATGCTGCGGTGATTTCAGCTTTTGGTCGGGACTTTGCCCGTACCGGTAGAGTGCCTGTTGAGTTTCACAGATTCATGATCGATGCACAGGACTTGCGAAATGCTGGAGATTATGGACAGCTAAATGCAGTTACTGCTCAACAGGCTACTGAGCAGATTACCAATGCTGAGCAGTTTCTCGAATTAGCGGAAAACGTAATTGGGAGCTGA
- a CDS encoding nucleotidyltransferase domain-containing protein: protein MREILKVILPQLRQHFDKIYGERLFKMVLFGSQARGDAKFGSDIDVLVVLKGTVNPGEEIKRTSHVVAQLSLEHNEVISRLFIDEYRFTHYTSPLLRNIRREGIVF from the coding sequence GTGAGAGAGATTTTAAAGGTTATTCTTCCTCAACTGCGTCAGCACTTCGATAAAATTTACGGCGAACGCCTGTTCAAAATGGTACTATTTGGTTCACAGGCTCGTGGAGATGCGAAATTCGGCTCTGATATCGATGTTTTAGTTGTTCTCAAGGGAACAGTTAACCCAGGGGAAGAAATTAAAAGAACCAGTCATGTGGTAGCTCAGTTGTCCTTAGAGCATAATGAAGTCATTAGCCGCCTTTTTATAGATGAATATCGATTCACCCACTACACTAGTCCTCTATTGAGAAATATTCGTAGAGAAGGCATAGTATTTTGA